The following are from one region of the Stanieria sp. NIES-3757 genome:
- a CDS encoding phosphoglucose isomerase, whose product MNTAELWQRYQDWLYYDEKLGFYLDVSRMSFDDAFVETMKPKFDKAFKDITAIEAGAIANPDEERMVGHYWLRDPNLAPTNELKQDIIDTKKSIIDFAHKIHNGEIAPPSGGKFTQILSIGIGGSALGPQFVAQALAPLDAPLKIYFIDNTDPEGIDRVLAVIGDRLDSTLVSIISKSGGTPETRNGMLEVKKVYEDHNLNFAAHAFAITGKGSQLENQAKSEGWLATFPMRDWVGGRTSELSAVGLVAAALQGINIQAMLDGAQAMDALTRKPDLKNNPAALLALSWYFAGNGRGEKDMVILPYKDSLLLFSRYLQQLIMESLGKEKDLNDNIVNQGIAVYGNKGSTDQHAYVQQLREGVNNFFLTFIEVLKDRNATSVEIEPGITSGDYLIGFLLGTRQALYEKQRDSITITIPEVNETTVGALIALYERAVSLYASLININAYHQPGVEAGKKAAASILSLQECVVEVLQKSQRALSLSELATQAEAPEQVETVYKIVRHLHANKRGITLTGNIGQPNSLKIAWQSH is encoded by the coding sequence ATGAATACTGCTGAACTTTGGCAACGCTATCAAGACTGGCTTTACTATGACGAGAAATTAGGTTTTTATCTTGATGTCAGCCGAATGAGCTTTGATGATGCTTTTGTTGAAACCATGAAGCCAAAGTTTGACAAAGCATTTAAAGATATTACCGCCATTGAAGCAGGAGCGATCGCAAATCCCGATGAAGAAAGAATGGTCGGTCACTATTGGTTACGCGATCCCAATTTAGCTCCTACTAATGAATTAAAACAAGATATTATTGATACTAAAAAAAGCATTATTGATTTCGCTCACAAGATACACAATGGCGAAATTGCTCCTCCTAGTGGCGGTAAATTTACTCAGATTTTGTCGATTGGAATTGGTGGTTCGGCTTTAGGACCTCAGTTTGTTGCTCAAGCTTTAGCACCTCTAGACGCACCCCTCAAAATTTATTTTATTGATAATACAGACCCCGAAGGAATAGATCGGGTTTTAGCAGTTATTGGCGATCGCTTAGATAGTACTTTAGTTTCTATTATTTCTAAATCGGGAGGAACTCCAGAAACCCGTAACGGAATGTTGGAAGTCAAAAAAGTTTATGAAGACCATAATTTGAATTTTGCTGCTCACGCTTTTGCTATCACAGGTAAAGGTTCTCAATTAGAAAATCAAGCCAAGTCAGAAGGTTGGTTAGCTACTTTTCCGATGCGAGACTGGGTAGGAGGACGCACTTCCGAATTATCTGCTGTTGGTTTAGTTGCTGCTGCACTGCAAGGAATTAATATTCAGGCAATGCTAGACGGTGCTCAAGCAATGGATGCTTTGACTAGGAAACCTGACCTCAAAAATAACCCAGCAGCTTTACTTGCCTTGTCCTGGTACTTTGCTGGTAATGGCAGAGGAGAAAAAGACATGGTAATTCTTCCCTACAAAGATAGTTTATTGCTATTTAGCCGTTATTTACAGCAGCTAATTATGGAATCGTTAGGAAAAGAAAAAGATTTGAATGACAACATCGTTAATCAAGGTATTGCCGTTTATGGCAACAAAGGTTCAACGGATCAACACGCTTATGTTCAACAACTGAGAGAAGGAGTTAACAATTTCTTCTTGACTTTTATCGAAGTCTTAAAAGACAGAAATGCAACCTCAGTAGAAATAGAACCAGGAATTACTTCAGGCGACTATTTAATTGGTTTTTTACTGGGAACTCGTCAGGCATTATACGAAAAACAACGAGATTCGATTACAATCACGATTCCAGAGGTCAACGAAACTACTGTTGGTGCTTTAATTGCACTCTACGAACGGGCAGTTAGTTTATATGCTTCTTTAATTAATATCAATGCTTATCATCAACCTGGTGTAGAAGCAGGCAAAAAAGCAGCAGCGTCAATCTTATCATTACAAGAATGTGTGGTCGAAGTACTTCAAAAATCTCAACGCGCACTCTCTTTATCAGAATTAGCAACTCAAGCTGAAGCACCAGAACAAGTTGAAACGGTTTACAAAATTGTTCGTCATCTTCATGCTAATAAGCGAGGAATTACCTTAACGGGTAATATTGGTCAACCAAATAGTTTAAAAATTGCTTGGCAAAGCCACTAA
- a CDS encoding 6-phosphogluconate dehydrogenase NAD-binding protein — protein sequence MKIGLLGTGLMGQPMALRLLKANLSVIAYNRTPSKLESLKQAGATIVNSPEAVIAACDCVILMLSDVAAIKQVLLSELSLPHLANRTVIQMGTIAPDESKSLQEAVIAAGGEYIEAPVLGSIPQVQTGELIVMVGSTKAQFQQWSPLLKNFSPEPIYLGLVGTAAATKLALNQLIASLTSAFALSLGLIERQGVDIEQFMAILRQSALYAPTFDKKLSRMSGRNYNNPNFPTKHLLKDTNLFLTQAHNLGLNTDGLEGIRKVIQKAMELGLAEADYSAIYSAINPE from the coding sequence GTGAAAATAGGATTATTAGGAACAGGTTTAATGGGTCAGCCGATGGCTTTACGTTTGTTAAAGGCTAACCTTTCTGTCATAGCTTATAATCGTACTCCTTCTAAACTAGAATCGCTCAAACAAGCTGGTGCAACTATTGTTAACTCTCCAGAAGCAGTTATTGCAGCTTGTGATTGTGTTATTTTAATGCTGAGTGATGTTGCAGCTATCAAACAAGTTTTATTATCAGAATTATCTCTTCCTCATTTGGCTAATCGTACGGTCATTCAAATGGGAACTATTGCTCCTGATGAGAGTAAATCACTTCAAGAGGCGGTAATTGCTGCTGGTGGAGAATATATAGAAGCACCAGTTTTAGGTAGTATTCCTCAAGTACAAACTGGTGAGTTAATTGTGATGGTAGGAAGTACGAAAGCACAATTTCAGCAATGGTCACCATTATTAAAAAATTTTAGTCCAGAACCGATTTATCTTGGTTTAGTGGGGACGGCAGCAGCAACTAAATTAGCTTTAAATCAATTAATTGCCAGTTTAACCAGTGCTTTTGCTTTGAGTTTAGGGTTAATAGAACGTCAAGGCGTAGATATAGAGCAATTTATGGCAATTTTACGTCAAAGTGCGCTTTATGCTCCTACTTTCGATAAAAAGTTGTCTCGCATGAGCGGTCGCAATTATAATAATCCTAATTTTCCTACCAAACATTTATTGAAAGATACTAATTTGTTTTTAACTCAGGCGCACAATTTGGGTTTAAATACGGATGGTTTGGAAGGAATCAGAAAAGTTATTCAAAAAGCAATGGAATTGGGTTTAGCTGAAGCTGATTATTCGGCTATTTATTCAGCAATTAATCCAGAATGA
- the mntP gene encoding manganese efflux pump MntP yields MIIGCLTLIKFFQPNGDRKTQANNFLQSEANKDVSLKEAAVIGMALTITNLGTGISAGIAQLDLFFTSLFSSATSIILISLGNLFGDLINSILSRRKLEFISGFLLICLGLFELVA; encoded by the coding sequence ATGATTATTGGTTGTTTAACATTGATAAAATTTTTTCAACCCAATGGCGATCGCAAGACTCAAGCAAACAATTTTTTGCAGTCAGAAGCAAACAAAGATGTGAGTTTAAAAGAAGCAGCAGTAATTGGCATGGCTTTGACGATTACTAATTTGGGAACTGGTATCAGTGCAGGTATTGCTCAATTAGATTTGTTTTTTACCAGTCTTTTTAGTTCTGCAACTAGTATAATTTTGATTAGTCTTGGTAATCTTTTTGGTGACTTAATTAACTCGATTTTATCTCGCCGAAAATTAGAATTTATTAGTGGTTTTTTACTAATTTGTTTGGGATTATTTGAGTTAGTTGCTTAA
- a CDS encoding putative transcriptional activator, Baf family: MIDDKNKQDWIALAIGNSRLHWAWFRGEALQLAWDSQHLTQPIRGRKIPPEVLPVSSVSVNLSQLPLCIASVVPEQTLLWQDTSQVQIITLSNIPLTNLYSSLGIDRALAVWGAGDTYGFPCLVIDAGTALTFTGVDGNHSLVGGAILPGLRLQFQALGQHTAALPKVELTPILPPRWALDTTTAIESGIIHTILAGIVNFMTDWWQQFPDTPVIFTGGDAHYLFKNLQIIIPEIGSKTKLEPHLLFWGLRLAYFQSNQSKIFKKN, from the coding sequence ATGATCGACGACAAGAACAAACAAGATTGGATAGCTTTAGCTATTGGAAACTCTAGGTTACATTGGGCTTGGTTTCGTGGGGAAGCACTTCAACTTGCTTGGGATAGTCAGCACTTAACTCAGCCTATACGCGGGCGTAAGATTCCTCCAGAGGTTTTACCAGTTAGTTCTGTTTCAGTTAATTTATCCCAACTACCTTTATGTATAGCTTCTGTTGTTCCCGAACAAACTTTATTGTGGCAAGACACTTCACAGGTTCAGATTATTACTTTATCAAATATTCCTCTAACTAATCTCTATAGTAGTTTAGGTATCGATCGCGCTTTAGCAGTTTGGGGTGCAGGAGATACCTATGGTTTTCCCTGTTTAGTAATTGATGCAGGTACGGCTTTAACTTTTACAGGCGTAGATGGGAATCACAGTTTAGTTGGTGGAGCTATTTTACCTGGTTTACGATTACAATTTCAAGCTCTTGGTCAACACACCGCAGCTTTACCAAAGGTTGAATTAACTCCAATCTTACCACCTCGTTGGGCTTTAGATACGACAACTGCCATTGAAAGTGGAATTATACATACAATTTTGGCAGGTATAGTTAATTTTATGACTGATTGGTGGCAACAATTTCCTGATACTCCAGTAATTTTTACTGGTGGCGATGCTCACTATTTATTCAAAAACTTACAGATAATTATTCCAGAAATAGGCTCAAAAACTAAGCTAGAACCTCATCTATTATTTTGGGGTCTGAGATTAGCTTATTTTCAATCAAATCAATCAAAAATATTTAAAAAAAATTAG